The Thermococcus peptonophilus genomic sequence CAACCCGGACGGACTCCCACCGGCTGACGAGGTCCTCAAGTGGAAGAAGGAGCACGGCTCAGTCAAGGACATGCCCGGAACTCAGCCCATTACCAACGAGGAGCTCCTTGAGCTTGAGGTCGACATACTGGCCCCAGCAGCCATTGAGGGTGTCATAACCAAAGAGAACGCCGACAACGTCAAGGCCAAGATCGTTGCCGAGGTCGCCAACGGTCCGGTCACCCCGGAGGCCGACGAGATACTCCACGAGAAGGGCATCCTCCAGATCCCGGACTTCCTCTGTAACGCTGGTGGCGTCACCGTCAGCTACTTCGAGTGGGTTCAGAACATAAACGGCTTCTACTGGACGGTTGAGGAGACCAGGAAGAAGCTCGACGACAAGATGACCAAGGCATTCTGGGACGTCTTCAACACCCACAAGGAGAAGAACATCCACATGAGGGACGCTGCCTACGTCGTCGCCGTCAGCAGGGTCTACGAGGCAATGAAGCACCGCGGATGGGTGAAGAAGTGATTTCTTCTCCCTTTTTCATTGCCTTTAACTTTTTGCTTGCTTAACATTCTGGTGGTTCTCAGGGATTTAAGAAGCCCAACTTGCAACTATCCAAAAATAGTTATAAAATAAAGAAACAGCCGTTTAAGCCTTCGTCCAGTACTCCTTTTCTTCCACCATTGCCCTAATCATTTCGTCCTCGTCCTTGAACATCGTTCTTCTCGATGGGTTCTGCATGCCGTAGAACTCCATGAACGGGCTGGGTCTCCTCTTGAACGGGTAGTAGAGGTATATCGCTGCTAAAGTCCTGTAGGCCTCTGCCATCTCGCTGATAACGCCAGCTGAAACACCTTCCGCATAATGGTAAACCGCTATGGCCTTGCTCACATCAACGAGGTTGAAGTCCCTCTCAACGAGCTGTCTCCTGAGTATGTCGGTCGCCTGCTCTATGTCCTCCCTGTCGAGCTCCTCAACCACGTCCCCATCGAGGAGGTGCTTGATTTTAATTCTCTTGACCTTGGGGTTCCGATTGACCTGGTTGTCATATTCGGCCACAACCCACCAGTCGTCCAGCGCTCCGGGGTCAAGGACTGTGAAGTGCTCGCTGAGCTTCTCGTAGAAGCCCCTGACTCTGTGGTAGTACTCTTCTTCGTGACCCGTCATCGGATAGCTTAAGTAAACCAGAGGCTTCTTGTTCTCCCGGAATATAAGGTCGAGGAAGACCTCGTGCGGGTGCCTTATGCCGAACTGAAGGACGTAGCGGACGTTGATTCCCTCCTTTTTCAGCTCGTGGACGAGGGTTTTGACGTGATTTATCGCATCCTCACGCCACATAACCAGCGTAGTCAGCTTGATGTTCTCGGGGTTTTCACCGAAGCGTTCGAACCACTCTGGGTCATTTATTATTCTTCTCCTGACAGAAAGGACGTCATCAAGGATTATGATGACCCTGTCTGGCCCCAAAAGCTTCAGGTTGCTCAGGGTGAACCCAATAACGCTCCCGCTCCCCCAGCGGAAGAGGCTTGGAGTCGATACCAGGTGGACTCTTTTGTCGCTTTCGTTAATTTCCTTTCTTATCCTCTCGAAGGCCTCGTCCCTTATTTCGTTCATCATGTCGGGGTGGCTTATTGCAAAGTCGAGGACGTTCTTCCGGGTAATTCTAACTCCGCGCTCCTTTCCTACCTCGCGGATGTAGTCAAAGACGTGGTAGTAGGCGTAGCTCTCTCCGTTTGCCCTTTCGAGGGCTTCGCTTATGTACTCGTCCCGTCCGTTGAGGGGAGGGCCAGTGAGAAGTATCACTTCCTTCCTCATTTCATCACACCCTTCCAGAATTTGCCGAAACCTTTAAATACTCTTTCCCTAAAGGCCCTTCAGAGGTTCTTCTATTCTAAAAACCAAATCCAGGGGTGTTGTAGTTTGACTGAGAAGCTAAAGGGTACCACCACCGTCGGTATTGTATGTAAGGACGGCGTAGTGCTAGCGGCCGACAGGAGGGCATCGCTCGGCAACATGGTGCTCTCTGAAGGGGTAACGAAGGTGTTCCAGATAGACGACCACCTGGCGATAGCCGGAGCTGGAACGGTCGGGGATATCCTCAGTCTCGTCAGACTGCTCAGGGCTGAAGCCAAGCTCTACCGTGCCAAGGTCGGCAGGGAGATGAGCGTTAAGGCACTTGCGACCCTTACATCGAACATACTCCACAGCGGCAGGGGCTTTGCCTACATGGCGTGGTTCCTCGTAGGTGGCTATGACTCTGTCCCAAGGCTCTACTCAATAGACGCCGCCGGTGGCGTAACCGAAGACCGCTTTACAGCGGCTGGTTCTGGTATGGAGTTTGCGTTCTCCGTTCTGGAGGAGAACTATCGTGATGGTATTCCCCTTGAGGAAGGTGTTAGGCTTGCTCTCAAGGCCATCAAGGCTGCCACGAAGAGGGATGTTTTCACGGGTGGCGGCGTTACCCTCGTAACGATAACGGAGGAGGGCTACCGTGAGTGGAGCGAGGAGGAGCTGAAGTCTCTTCTTGAGTGAGGTGGTTCTATGATACGCCGTGAAACTTTCGTTGATGATATTCTAAAGGAAATTAGGGAGATAATAGCTCAAATGGTTCCAAGGGAGGCGGGGATTACCGACGTTGAGTTCGAGGGCCCGGAGCTCGTCATATACGTCAAGAACCCTGAGGCCATGATGAAGGACGGCGAACTGATCAAAAACCTCGCCAAAGTCCTCAAGAAGCGCATAAGCGTCCGCCCGGACCCTGATATACTGCTGCCGCCGGAAAAGGCCGAGGAACTGATAAAGCAGCTCGTTCCGCCGGAGGCCGAGATAACAAACATAAGCTTTGATCCTTCTGTTGGTGAAGTCCTCATCGAGGCTAGGAAGCCCGGCCTTGTGATTGGAAAGAACGGTGAGACCCTCAGGCTCATCACCCAGAAAGTTCATTGGGCACCGAGAGTTGTGAGGACACCGCCGATACAGAGCCAGACCATATACTCGATAAGGAGTATCCTCCAGACTGAGAGCAAAGACAGGCGGAAGTTCCTGAGGCAGGTCGGAAGGAACATCTACAGAAAGTCTGAGTACAAGAGCAGATGGATAAGAATAACGGGTCTCGGGGGCTTTCGAGAGGTCGGCAGAAGTGCTCTCCTCGTCCAGACCGACGAAAGCTATGTTCTGGTGGATTTTGGTGTTAATATTGCTGCACTCAAGGATCCAACGAAGGCTTATCCTCACTTTGACGCTCCGGAGTTCAGGTACGTTCTTGATGAGGGCCTCCTCGATGCAATAATTATTACCCACGCCCACCTCGACCACAGCGGAATGCTGCCGTACCTCTTCCGCTACAAGCTCTTCGACGGGCCGATTTACACAACGCCCCCAACCAGGGACCTGATGACTCTCCTCCAGCAGGACTTCATCGAGATACAGCACATGAACGGCGTCGAGCCTCTCTACAGGCCGAAGGATATCAAGGAGGTAATAAAGCACACGATAACCCTCGACTATGGTGAGGTAAGGGACATAGCTCCCGACATAAGGCTCACCCTTCACAACGCAGGCCACATTCTGGGTTCATCAATAGTCCACCTCCACATAGGCAACGGTCTCCACAACATAGCCATAACCGGCGACTTCAAGTTCATACCGACAAGGCTCTTTGAACCGGCGGTGAGCAGGTTCCCGCGCCTGGAAACCCTTGTCATGGAGTCAACCTACGGTGGAAGCAACGACTACCAGATGCCGCGTGAGGAAGCAGAGAAGAGGCTTATAGAGGTAATCCACCAGACGCTGAAGCGCGGAGGAAAAGTGCTCATACCGGCAATGGCCGTGGGTAGGGCACAGGAGATAATGATGGTTCTCGAGGAGTACGCCCGCGTCGGTGGAATAGCCGTTCCCATCTATCTTGACGGAATGATATGGGAAGCTACTGCAATCCACACTGCATATCCTGAATACCTCAGCAAGCACATCCGCGAGCAGATATTCCACGAGGGCTACAACCCGTTCCTGAACCCGATATTCAAGAGCGTCGCCAACAGCAGGGAGAGGCAGGACATAATAGACTCCGGCGAGCCGGCCATAATCATAGCGACCTCGGGTATGCTCGTTGGCGGGCCGAGCGTTGAGTACTTCAAGCAGCTCGCACCGGACCCGAAGAACAGCATAATCTTCGTCAGCTACCAGGCCGAGGGAACTCTAGGAAGGCAGGTTCAGAGGGGACTCCGCGAGATACCCATAGTCGGCGAGGACGGCAGGACTGAGGTTATTAACGTCAACATGGAAGTCCACACGATAGACGGCTTCTCAGGCCACGCCGACAGGAGGGAGCTCATGAGCTACGTGGCTAGGGTAAGGCCGAGGCCAGAGAGGATAATAACCGTCCACGGAGAGGCTCACAAGTGTCTCGATCTCAGCTCCAGCATTCATAAGAAGTTCGGTATCTCCACCCGCGCTCCCAACAACCTAGACGCCATAAGGCTCAAGTGATTTCTTCTTTTTCTCTTCGGGAAAGGTTTTAAAGCCCACCCAAGACAATTGGCTTTAGGTGAGAGAGAGTGAAGCTAACGGTCGAGCACAAGTTTTCGCTAACTGTTTACCTGTGGGGGGCAATCACTGGGATAGTCAGTGGTCTGCTCGCCTATTACAATGAGGCTGGCTGGCTGCTGGGTTTCCTCCTGTACGTTCTGGTTGATAAGTTCGTGATAGCAATCGTGAGGGAGCTCCCGGAGGACATTCCCGAGCCAAGGATGATACTCAGAAAGGCCTTCTGGGGCTGGTTCCTGTTCTGGCTCTTCTTCACGATGATGACCTACACTCTCGTGACGGACTTCCAGCCAGTCTGCTATTCAAACCAGAGCCTGCTCTACAAAATGGTTGAAAGTGGAAACGCTTCAATAAAGTGCGTCTTTGCCATGGGGTGATCGTATGAACGTTGAAGAAATGAAAAAGGCCGTAGCTAAAGAGGCCCTCAAGTTCATTGAAGATGAGATGGTAGTTGGGCTTGGGACTGGCTCAACGACTGCCTACTTCATCAAGTACCTCGGAAAGCTCATTATGGAAGGGGAACTTGAGGACGTTTACGGCGTCCCAACTTCCCATCAGGCGAGACTTCTTGCCCTTGAGGTGGGGATTCCAGTTGTGAGCCTTGACGAAGTAGATGCGATAGACATAGCCGTAGATGGTGCCGACGAAGTTGACCCGCACATGAACCTGATAAAGGGGCGCGGCGCTGCCCTCACTATGGAAAAAATCATCGAGTATAGGGCTGGTATGTTCATCGTCCTGGTCGATGAGAGCAAGCTCGTTGAGTACCTGGGTCAGAAGATGCCCGTGCCGATTGAGGTTATCCCTGCCGCGTGGAGGGCAATCGCGGAGGAGCTTGAGGTCTTCAACGCGACGGCAGAGCTTAGAATGGCAGTGAAAAAGGACGGTCCGGTTGTTACTGACAACGGCAACTTTATACTGGATGCCAAGTTCGCCCGCATTGAGGATCCGCTCGACCTTGAAATAGAGCTTAACACAATACCCGGCGTAGTCGAGAACGGAATATTCGCTGACATAGCTGACATAATCCTCGTTGGGACTCCAGAAGGCGTTAAGAGAATGGAGAGGTGAACTTTCTTTTTGCCTACTGAGTTAAATTTATAAGTTTCTCAA encodes the following:
- a CDS encoding P-loop NTPase family protein; translation: MRKEVILLTGPPLNGRDEYISEALERANGESYAYYHVFDYIREVGKERGVRITRKNVLDFAISHPDMMNEIRDEAFERIRKEINESDKRVHLVSTPSLFRWGSGSVIGFTLSNLKLLGPDRVIIILDDVLSVRRRIINDPEWFERFGENPENIKLTTLVMWREDAINHVKTLVHELKKEGINVRYVLQFGIRHPHEVFLDLIFRENKKPLVYLSYPMTGHEEEYYHRVRGFYEKLSEHFTVLDPGALDDWWVVAEYDNQVNRNPKVKRIKIKHLLDGDVVEELDREDIEQATDILRRQLVERDFNLVDVSKAIAVYHYAEGVSAGVISEMAEAYRTLAAIYLYYPFKRRPSPFMEFYGMQNPSRRTMFKDEDEMIRAMVEEKEYWTKA
- the psmB gene encoding archaeal proteasome endopeptidase complex subunit beta, giving the protein MTEKLKGTTTVGIVCKDGVVLAADRRASLGNMVLSEGVTKVFQIDDHLAIAGAGTVGDILSLVRLLRAEAKLYRAKVGREMSVKALATLTSNILHSGRGFAYMAWFLVGGYDSVPRLYSIDAAGGVTEDRFTAAGSGMEFAFSVLEENYRDGIPLEEGVRLALKAIKAATKRDVFTGGGVTLVTITEEGYREWSEEELKSLLE
- a CDS encoding beta-CASP ribonuclease aCPSF1, with the translated sequence MIRRETFVDDILKEIREIIAQMVPREAGITDVEFEGPELVIYVKNPEAMMKDGELIKNLAKVLKKRISVRPDPDILLPPEKAEELIKQLVPPEAEITNISFDPSVGEVLIEARKPGLVIGKNGETLRLITQKVHWAPRVVRTPPIQSQTIYSIRSILQTESKDRRKFLRQVGRNIYRKSEYKSRWIRITGLGGFREVGRSALLVQTDESYVLVDFGVNIAALKDPTKAYPHFDAPEFRYVLDEGLLDAIIITHAHLDHSGMLPYLFRYKLFDGPIYTTPPTRDLMTLLQQDFIEIQHMNGVEPLYRPKDIKEVIKHTITLDYGEVRDIAPDIRLTLHNAGHILGSSIVHLHIGNGLHNIAITGDFKFIPTRLFEPAVSRFPRLETLVMESTYGGSNDYQMPREEAEKRLIEVIHQTLKRGGKVLIPAMAVGRAQEIMMVLEEYARVGGIAVPIYLDGMIWEATAIHTAYPEYLSKHIREQIFHEGYNPFLNPIFKSVANSRERQDIIDSGEPAIIIATSGMLVGGPSVEYFKQLAPDPKNSIIFVSYQAEGTLGRQVQRGLREIPIVGEDGRTEVINVNMEVHTIDGFSGHADRRELMSYVARVRPRPERIITVHGEAHKCLDLSSSIHKKFGISTRAPNNLDAIRLK
- the rpiA gene encoding ribose-5-phosphate isomerase RpiA, translated to MNVEEMKKAVAKEALKFIEDEMVVGLGTGSTTAYFIKYLGKLIMEGELEDVYGVPTSHQARLLALEVGIPVVSLDEVDAIDIAVDGADEVDPHMNLIKGRGAALTMEKIIEYRAGMFIVLVDESKLVEYLGQKMPVPIEVIPAAWRAIAEELEVFNATAELRMAVKKDGPVVTDNGNFILDAKFARIEDPLDLEIELNTIPGVVENGIFADIADIILVGTPEGVKRMER